A stretch of Telopea speciosissima isolate NSW1024214 ecotype Mountain lineage chromosome 11, Tspe_v1, whole genome shotgun sequence DNA encodes these proteins:
- the LOC122645131 gene encoding probable LRR receptor-like serine/threonine-protein kinase At3g47570 yields the protein MGGNFFEGTIPQSLTLLKGLQDLDLSHNLSGQIPKDLEKLVTLQSLNLSFNNLEGKVPTKGNFGNASAIFLNGNDKLCGGIAELHLPACTNHESTKREKSNALRIVLAIIGVIFGFLLITSFLSLYWIRRSKSKPSSAPLIGEQFLKLSYKDLFQATGGFSSANFIGSGSFGSVYKGIISQDETIVAIKVLNLQYPRVDKSFKAECKSLRNIRHRNLVKILTSCSSIDSKGKDFKALVYEFMPNGSLDDWLHLSVKAHNHSRSLSLLQRLNIAIDVASALDYLHYNTYAPIVHCDLKPSNVLLDRDMTAHVSDFGLARLLLEPDENSSQTQTSTIGMKGSIGYVAPEYGMGGRATIQGDVFSYGILFIGDVHRKKANKSDVY from the exons ATGGGGGGTAATTTCTTCGAAGGAACTATTCCTCAATCTTTGACTCTTTTGAAGGGGCTTCAAGATTTAGATCTCTCACACAACTTATCAGGGCAAATCCCAAAAGATCTAGAGAAACTTGTAACATTGCAAAGTTTGAATTTATCCTTCAATAATCTTGAAGGGAAGGTACCAACAAAAGGAAACTTTGGAAATGCAAGTGCAATTTTTCTAAATGGAAATGATAAGCTTTGTGGTGGAATTGCAGAGTTGCATCTGCCTGCATGTACAAACCATGAATCTACGAAACGAGAAAAGTCCAATGCTCTTAGAATAGTTTTGGCGATAATCGgtgtgatttttggttttcttttgataacttcctttctttctctctattgGATAAGAAGATCAAAAAGTAAACCTTCATCCGCACCATTAATCGGTGAACAGTTCTTAAAGCTTTCTTACAAAGATCTTTTCCAAGCTACTGGAGGATTTTCGTCAGCTAATTTCATAGGTTCCGGTAGTTTTGGCTCTGTTTACAAAGGGATTATCAGCCAAGATGAAACCATTGTTGCAATCAAGGTACTCAACCTTCAATATCCAAGAGTCGATAAGAGCTTTAAGGCTGAATGCAAATCATTAAGAAACATTCGGCATCGAAATCTTGTCAAAATTTTAACTTCTTGTTCAAGTATTGATTCAAAAGGCAAAGATTTTAAAGCCCTTGTTTATGAGTTTATGCCCAATGGGAGTCTAGATGATTGGTTGCATCTGTCGGTGAAAGCACATAATCATTCAAGAAGTTTAAGTCTTCTTCAAAGATTAAACATCGCAATTGATGTGGCTTCTGCTTTGGATTACCTTCATTATAACACTTATGCCCCAATTGTTCATTGTGACTTGAAGCCAAGCAATGTTCTACTTGACAGAGATATGACTGCACATGTTAGTGATTTTGGTTTGGCGAGGCTACTTTTAGAACCTGATGAGAATTCATCCCAGACTCAAACTAGTACCATTGGGATGAAAGGATCTATTGGCTATGTTGCTCCAG AATATGGAATGGGCGGAAGGGCAACTATAC